Genomic DNA from Scylla paramamosain isolate STU-SP2022 chromosome 12, ASM3559412v1, whole genome shotgun sequence:
TGTCCCAAACATTTGTCCATGCCGTGCATCTTGTTTCCACAAGTGCAATCTGTCCATCGAATTTCCCAATGTGTTGTTCAGTCATGCCTTTGGCCTCAAAGctgctatctgtctgtctgtcgtctGTCCTGTATATTTCTGTCCCTTCGTGTCCTTAACGTTTTGTCCTGTTGGCTCTCTATCTTCACAGctgctctctgtctgtctgtctgccgtCTCCCCATGGCCTTGTCCTGTCACAGCTTTTGTAGTCCTCCGTTTCTCTGTCGCAGTGCCGTCGAcattctccttctcgtcctcttcctttataCCGACTTTTACTCTTAAGGCCAAAAAGGCGTTAAATGTATAGAAAAGTTTTAGTTTTATGCCTTAATGCATCCTAAGTACTACCTCTGAATACCGGAACATAGTATAGAAAAACTTAATAGCATAGAGTATCTTAAAGCACCGTAGTTATCAAAATTTAGTGTCCTAATATAGCATAGAATTTGACTATACATGTTGAACCCAAAAATTTTCTTCGAAAGGTTTCCTAAATTTTGCAGTACTTCGCATTAGACTGTCCTGTAGCATCCTTGACACTCCTGCATATCCTTAAGACTCCTCCACGCCACTCATTTCACGTCCAGTGGAAACAAAACGAACTGGATGCCTGCAAACCATCTCATCCGCCTAAACATATCTATGTATATAGTAACATTCCCACACACTAAATGGAAGAACTTAAAAACGAAAGGGAAGCTGCACAAAGCCAGTAGACCAACAAAAGGtcgtccctgtataaaacatgcacaTCTACGTATATCCTTATTCTTAAATCTACctaatcttcctttaaagctCCAGGTGATTCAGGACAAAACATCCTTGTCTAACCATAAATATCCCTATAATACCCACACCTACCCTAAGAATGTCAGCCTTATTATCCCTATCAAACTTAGAATATCCCTACTAAATACCCTGAAACATTTCACCAAACGACGGAACATCAACAAAAGGAAACCAAAGAACACTTCACACAACATGCGTTCTTGTCTGTCATGAAACACCGCCCACCTTCTCATACCCTTGCCTATCTTTAGAAATCTTCATTAAATATTAAGAAACACTTTAAATAAGGTAAGACATGCAGAATATTTCACGTGCACAttttctgtcacacacacacacacacacacacacacacacacacacacacatccatctcGTGAGACTCAACAGGATTCCACGTCTAAAAACATTCCCGTCACCTTTCGTGGAAGTAGCTCGGCGCGGACATCATAAGCTGAAGATACCGAAAAAGTATTTGCCGCGttttataaatacatatatattattctCACCTCGTGCTGATAAGGGTTTAGCTGTGACctccattagagagagagagagagagagagagagagagagagagagagagagagagagagagagagagagagagagagagagagagagagagagagagagagagagagagagagagagagagagagagagagagtgtgtgtgtgtgtgtgttgcgtgtctATCCAGATTGAAGACTGAAAGGAGTGTCACGtcaacgtcttttttttttttggggggttgggggtgggggacAGAGAACGAGAGGGCGACATAATGAGatggggactctctctctctctctctctctctctctctctctctctctctctctctctctctctctctctctctctctctctctctctctctctctcttctgacaaacaaaataatcaACATCACCTTATTATCTTAACACTGCCTCGCGCATTTTTCCGTGCCTCATTAACACACCTGTGATACTCGCTTATTGTCTCTTGCCCAGGTGTCCATCATTTACTTCCCTCGTCaccaagacagagagagagagagagagagagagagagagagagagagagagagagagagagagagagagagagagagagagagagagagagagagagagagagtataggtaTGTAACGAGCCTAACCAAAAATTTACAGCAATACAAAAGAGAGCGAAGTGGAAATCCTCGTAACGTGCAGCCAACCCCACACCACGCagcggaagggaaggaaacgcGAGGGAATCGATAGTTCAAGGGAAATTATATATAGAACGCAGCACAAGAAACAGAACTGGAGTTTAATGTGTTAAAAATgtagagatattttttttttaatggatctGGAGTagggtgaaaaaataataaaggtgtCTGTTTCAATTTTTGTATACAGAACAGAGCTTACCacataaatgaaaggaaaattgatCTGTATGGAAAGGAACTGCAGTACTTCTACACGTCCTGCATTTTCTAAGGTTATGAgcaatgatgaataataaaacttCTTATCAGGATTATTCttaggaaaaagatggaaatttTTTCTCACACTTATTTAAAAGACTCGGGCCCTAATTAGCAAATCAACCTGTTGCCATCCAGGTGAGTGAGGTGTCAGGTGTGGGCGAAGCGAGGTGCTGGGGgcaggtggaggggaggtgTCACAGGTACTCCAATTAAAGTGGAGGCGGGCACTCCCTCCGCCAACCTTCCACCAGCACTCGGCTCCGTGTTCTTAAAGGTTTCGTCACCTCATCGCCACAACTTTTAGCAGGCTGCATTGAAAGCtatggttttcaagagtgttttcatgattcgaATATTACtttccaagagtgtttttatggtgcTAGTAAGGATTCTTCATCTGTGGGGAAGTAAAACCACCTATGAGGGTCCGATTTATAATATccatggcctttgaaagtaatcCCGTTGAGAGTTCAGTGTTTAAAAATACGATCCTTAGTAAGTTTGCTAAGCTTCCATCCATACAAGCTTTACCCACTCAGTCTTTACCCCCACAGCTTCACTCTCACGCCCATACGAGGGTCATACGTGCACTACTGCGTGATGTGTGATGCGTACAGGAAAATCCATACAACCGTCAGCAACACGCAGTAATTTATACGATATGAAATGCGTATACAAACAGAGATCCATACATATGCCATTCATACTACTGCGTAATGTGTATGGGATGCGTAAACAATACAGATCTAGACATGCATATACTCATGTCAGATATACATATAGGTACAGGGACTTTTAAGTTATGTTACATGTGCATTATACTCAGCGCCGCGTGTGCAATTCATACACGATGCTCGGATTTACGTACACTGCATTCATGTATGCGTGGAAAATGACACGTACAGTACAGTAGCACATGACACTACCTTCCTTACGTACATGTGATGCATACACGGATATACATGTATAAATTCTGTCCAACACACGAATCATACCAACACTTCCTCTGTGCATGACCTTCCTTGGAAATGGTTCTGTGCATGTTATCACTGCAAGTTGTGCATTTGCATTATTACATTTGTAAGCCTCAGTTTTGCATATATACTGAAAGTAGCTGAGGAAttagtttatttttactatACTATATTGTTTAGATAACTTAGAGTCTTGATTATTATGACTGTCTTTCAATAGTTTGCATTCATATATAATTTACATTTAACTCTCATTTGACTGACTTGTTACCTTTCAATAAGTTATGATTGAGTAATGATTGTAGTTTAAGTTGATCGCCCACTCGTTCCTTACtgattctcctcttcctcctccgccttctctttccctcgtcgtcctcctcacGCCCCGCCGGGTTTAATGCTTCACAATCTCATTCACACCAGCGACCAAAGCCTCGTGACAGGAAAGCTGATTAGCCGGATCATGACAATTAGTTTAAAAGTCTTGATAATGAAACATAAATAGTCAGTTACATGAAAAAGTGTTAATAAAGGGTACAAGACGCTCTCAGCTTGGGAATAACACAGTGAAGCAATGAATCCGAATAAAGCGGAGAAGGACTTCCCttaatcctctcttcttcctctgtcttgtccctcttttccctcccctccctccctctcttatctccttccctccctccctccccgtcccAGTCCCCCACAACCCTCCCAACCATTAACAACATCATCATAATACTGAGTTCTATCTTTCTTATTGTCTGTTCAGACGTTCCCCCGACATCTACCTTTTTAGGAGGTCCTGCATCCGCCGCGGGGGTGCCTGTGACCACCGCCCTAACGATTGCTGCTACAACTCCTCCTGCCGGTGCAACCTGTGGGGGACCAACTGCAGGTGCCAGCGTATGGGTATCTTCCAGAACTGGGGGAAATAAAGTGTTGAAGCCGCCGTCAGTCACTCGCTTCCCCAGTGTCGCCCCGGGGACCTTACCGCACCTCGACTGCCTCCTTGTCGCtaacttccccttccctcccttttcttccacctcccgATGCTCTCCCGCCCTCCGCTCTCTGATGGTTGAGCCCTTCTCCTATCGCGTCTTGTTCCCCATCGCGTCTTCGCCCCTGATTCGCCTCCCCACCACCGCTCTCCGCAATCTGATCCTCCCTCCCCGTGAGATCCCTGGCCGTACGCGTCCAGCCAGCCCCTGAGAGTAAGAGTTCTGTCTCATTCTATCGGAACACATATCAGTCACTCATACGACAAGCATTCGACTGACGGACGACGCCATTTGTTTGGTGTGTATATAGAggtagaaataaaacagaaaacaaacataataataataataataataataataataataataataataataataataataataataataataataatacaagagaTGTTCATTAAATCTAGAATTCCCTCTTCCtggtcctcctcatccttccaaTCCTGCTCGCGCCCCAACCCTTCCCCActcacccccttcctctccctcccctctccccgcaATATATATGTGTCCCCGTGACGGGTTTTGGTCGAGGTCAGCGGAGCGTCTCTCCCCACCTGTGTGTTGGGTGTACTCTTGTGTGGTTCAGGTATAATTATATCGCCGGTAACCTCCACTAATTATGTTTAAACGATGCATGTTCTTGGTTGCTGATCGGATATGAGCTATACTGCGGTGTGGATATTAGTCACTGGCTGATCCCCTCCTCCAGCCACTTGAATTAGCCAGTCACAATACTCACACCCCCAAGCCAGGATCTGATTGGGTATACTCCAGCCACATACCCTAATCAGGCCCAGGCTTAACGTATCTAACCTGTATCTTTTTAAACGAGAGAATTTTAAATCAGAGTGATTATCGAGTCATATGGTATagatatatcatatatatataataaagtgTCTATGTGTAGCagcctttttattttcattcatgacctgtgtgtgtgtggggaatggggaatgagagagagagagagagagagagagagagagagagagagagagagagagagagagagagagagagagagagagagagagagagagagagagagagagagagagagagagagagagagagagagagagagaatggtctCATTACTGTGTTgatttactaaaaaaaaaaaaaaaaaagaaaagaaaaagaaaaaaaaatgacatctgaacatatgaaaagaaaatagcagcagcatcagcaccagcgccaccaccagcaccacggCGCGGCACAGTCCTCCCTACAGCCACTCCCGCAGCACCAGGTTAAGGCGGCGGGCAAGGGAAGTCTTCACGGCAGGTGGGTGGGTACACGTAACCGGATTAACCTCTCGCGGTGAAGGAACGCTTAACTATTCCCGGCACGCCCCACCAA
This window encodes:
- the LOC135105858 gene encoding U8-agatoxin-Ao1a-like, producing MQQAEVDYTADLLDHLLGRAQNREDTAAMSRDKKWRSCIRRGGACDHRPNDCCYNSSCRCNLWGTNCRCQRMGIFQNWGK